In the Pseudanabaena sp. PCC 7367 genome, one interval contains:
- a CDS encoding ABC transporter permease, with amino-acid sequence MPQESQQPQDYSAQSTSLASSEPNLSLKMRSKLKGKLGKWQTWYVMVAFVYMYLPIAILAVLSFSPSTYQIKLDGFTLQWYVDFLQDTRLMSALVNSLTVSAVAVAIAAVLGTLMAVGLSRYYFPGKSLYLGASYLPLIMPDIAIAVATWSFFIGIAVPLSLGTVICAHIVFSLAYIAVVVSSRLAGLDPRLEEAAIDLGATPAQAFMRVLLPQLLPGIISGCLLAFVLSLDDYLIARFTIGTGDTTLPIAIFETIRRPAEASKLRALSVVLLLGSGAIALVAELIRNWGSADRA; translated from the coding sequence ATGCCCCAAGAGTCCCAGCAGCCCCAGGATTACTCAGCTCAATCAACTAGCCTAGCTAGCTCAGAGCCAAATTTGTCCCTAAAAATGCGATCGAAACTTAAAGGTAAGTTGGGTAAATGGCAGACCTGGTATGTGATGGTCGCGTTTGTATATATGTACTTGCCGATCGCCATTCTGGCGGTGCTGAGCTTTAGCCCCTCGACCTATCAAATCAAGCTAGACGGCTTTACGCTGCAATGGTATGTGGATTTCTTACAGGATACGCGGTTGATGTCGGCCTTGGTTAATAGCCTCACGGTTTCTGCTGTGGCGGTGGCGATCGCGGCGGTGTTGGGAACACTGATGGCGGTGGGGCTGTCGCGCTATTATTTCCCCGGCAAAAGCTTATATCTGGGGGCTAGCTATTTGCCGCTGATTATGCCGGATATTGCGATCGCGGTGGCTACCTGGTCATTTTTTATTGGCATTGCCGTACCCCTCAGTCTGGGAACGGTAATTTGTGCCCACATCGTCTTTTCTCTGGCCTATATTGCGGTGGTGGTTTCCAGTCGTTTGGCCGGGCTTGACCCGAGACTAGAAGAAGCGGCGATCGATTTGGGGGCAACTCCAGCCCAGGCTTTTATGCGCGTATTACTACCCCAGCTTTTGCCAGGAATTATCTCCGGTTGTTTGTTGGCGTTTGTGCTGAGCCTAGATGATTACTTGATTGCCCGCTTTACGATCGGCACGGGGGATACGACCTTACCGATCGCTATTTTTGAAACGATCCGCCGACCGGCCGAAGCATCCAAGTTAAGGGCTCTAAGCGTAGTGCTTTTGCTTGGTTCTGGGGCGATTGCTTTGGTGGCAGAACTGATTCGCAATTGGGGCAGTGCCGATCGTGCTTAA
- the apcB gene encoding allophycocyanin subunit beta, with amino-acid sequence MLDAVTSLIGAYDATGRYLDRDAYDQIKSYFDTGAERLKAASMITGNAAAIVQETGLTLFDAAPTLIRPGGNAYTTRRYAACLRDVDYFLRYATYALVAGDNFVLDERVLQGLRETYNSLGVPIGSVAQSIQIMKAVVVQLVGTDASWLTGPFDYMANELSEVNI; translated from the coding sequence ATGCTAGACGCAGTAACTAGCCTAATTGGTGCCTATGATGCCACAGGCCGTTACCTCGATCGGGATGCTTACGATCAAATTAAATCCTATTTTGATACTGGAGCAGAACGCTTAAAGGCCGCTTCGATGATTACTGGTAATGCGGCAGCGATCGTTCAGGAGACAGGCTTAACTCTATTTGATGCCGCGCCTACTTTAATTCGCCCCGGTGGTAATGCCTACACCACGCGTCGCTATGCCGCTTGCCTGCGCGATGTTGACTATTTTCTGCGCTATGCCACCTATGCCCTGGTTGCTGGTGATAATTTTGTCTTGGATGAAAGGGTCTTGCAGGGGTTGCGGGAAACCTATAACTCGCTAGGTGTGCCGATCGGGTCTGTGGCGCAGAGCATTCAGATTATGAAAGCAGTGGTAGTTCAACTGGTGGGCACAGATGCGAGCTGGTTGACTGGCCCATTTGACTATATGGCCAATGAACTGAGCGAAGTCAATATTTAA
- a CDS encoding putative capsular polysaccharide synthesis family protein, whose protein sequence is MNLKALKQKVKNLKELFLYDLKIGKATPVLLYQMGKVGSLSIYYPLRKQYPGFVGHCHYFPNNPDAAILKLYNQEILNSRPLNVISLTREPIARNISAFFQNLERYVPNSSQAGSLSIQELSEIFLAKYEHQTPLVWFHRSSKDLGIDIYAQPFPDNGIAEYHNQNIRLLIIRSELSNQEKEGAIAKFLGLESFKIENANIGSQKDYAQTYQEFRAKLILPHDYLQTMSESQYFNHFYSQEFIEATISKWRSRLLIS, encoded by the coding sequence ATGAACCTCAAAGCACTTAAACAGAAAGTAAAAAATCTAAAAGAGCTTTTTCTTTATGACTTAAAGATAGGAAAAGCTACACCAGTATTGCTATATCAAATGGGAAAGGTAGGCTCCCTATCAATTTATTACCCTTTAAGAAAGCAATACCCTGGATTTGTAGGACATTGCCACTACTTCCCCAACAACCCAGATGCAGCAATTTTAAAACTTTATAACCAAGAGATCTTAAATTCACGTCCACTCAATGTGATCTCCTTGACAAGAGAACCAATTGCCCGCAACATATCCGCTTTTTTCCAAAATTTGGAAAGATATGTGCCTAATTCATCCCAGGCTGGCAGTTTATCTATTCAAGAATTAAGCGAGATTTTTTTAGCTAAATATGAACACCAAACTCCCCTAGTCTGGTTTCACAGAAGTTCTAAGGACTTAGGAATAGATATCTACGCCCAGCCTTTCCCAGACAATGGGATTGCAGAATATCACAATCAAAACATTAGGCTTTTGATCATACGCTCAGAACTTAGCAACCAGGAAAAAGAGGGAGCGATCGCTAAATTCCTGGGTCTTGAGAGTTTTAAAATTGAGAATGCAAATATCGGTAGCCAGAAAGATTATGCCCAGACTTACCAAGAATTCAGAGCTAAATTAATCCTGCCCCATGATTATCTACAAACCATGAGTGAATCGCAGTATTTCAATCACTTTTATAGCCAGGAATTCATCGAAG
- a CDS encoding FecR family protein — translation MKMNRRLGIGKILLLMAIGAIGWNYAGWEKNAIAKSANHLQVDIADTIDIDRSSLEQLKLHQALVSQSSRPAKYKLYVRQLVGRVTYQPGGRSRRIAKIGDTLQNVGDRLITGNQSGAVLRLEETIAQVELAANSELVIRNFKIADRGGLVSQITLRQGRARFRVPDFLNPSSNMYVSTPTTQISLRGADFLVAVDADGKTTVSVWRGNVIAKGATALQQKITTGFYSLVFPGGAPTPPAAISNNIGVRIENVFMDQQRRTHVVAQVAPENNVFVASQAVITDNLGRFRVILPANSDRQFMVTVSSPLGSSQTYNLAVPVSLAN, via the coding sequence ATGAAAATGAATCGGCGGCTGGGAATTGGAAAAATTTTGCTCTTGATGGCAATCGGTGCGATCGGTTGGAATTATGCTGGCTGGGAAAAGAATGCGATCGCCAAATCTGCCAATCATTTGCAGGTTGATATTGCTGACACCATCGATATCGATCGATCTAGCCTGGAGCAGTTGAAGCTTCACCAAGCATTGGTTAGCCAATCTTCACGCCCAGCAAAATATAAGCTCTATGTGCGGCAATTGGTCGGTCGGGTGACCTATCAACCAGGGGGACGCAGCCGCAGGATCGCAAAAATTGGTGATACCTTGCAAAATGTTGGCGATCGGCTCATTACTGGCAATCAATCTGGGGCGGTGCTGCGACTAGAAGAAACGATCGCCCAGGTGGAGCTGGCTGCCAATAGTGAGTTGGTGATCAGAAACTTTAAGATCGCCGATCGTGGTGGCCTGGTGAGCCAAATTACGCTCAGGCAAGGTCGAGCCAGATTCAGGGTGCCAGATTTCCTAAATCCCAGTTCAAATATGTATGTATCTACACCCACGACTCAGATATCGCTACGGGGGGCTGATTTTCTGGTGGCGGTGGATGCGGATGGTAAAACAACTGTTTCAGTCTGGCGTGGTAATGTGATCGCAAAAGGGGCAACCGCGCTTCAGCAGAAGATTACAACTGGTTTTTATAGTCTGGTGTTTCCCGGTGGAGCGCCCACCCCACCTGCAGCCATTAGCAATAATATTGGGGTGCGGATTGAGAATGTATTTATGGATCAACAGCGGCGTACCCATGTGGTGGCGCAGGTTGCACCGGAAAATAATGTGTTTGTAGCTAGTCAGGCGGTGATTACGGATAATTTGGGACGATTTCGGGTGATTCTGCCTGCTAACAGCGATCGCCAATTCATGGTTACGGTCAGTAGTCCGTTGGGGAGTAGTCAAACCTATAATTTGGCAGTGCCAGTTAGTTTAGCTAATTAA
- a CDS encoding B12-binding domain-containing radical SAM protein, with protein MISAPFNSEKLLFTPMIPDHDAIGVVFAFPNTYTIGITSLGYQAVWANLTTRPELAVSRWFTDVHEPLPREVELLGISFSWELDYVNILNALNSLGIPIQQSDRTNDHPLVFGGGTVLSANPEPFAAWFDLILIGDGEDLIGNMLAAYAEVRDGDRASQLKHLAQVPGVYVPSMYAVSYGSDDGAIEAITPISPDIPAQINKQTYRGNTLTSSTVVTEKAAWESIYMVEVVRSCPEMCRFCLASYLTLPFRTPDAETSLIPAIDRGVAVTNRLGLLGASITQHPEFELLLDYLAQPKFDDLRLSLASVRTNTLTLKLAQTLSKRDSRSVTVAVESGSERLRQIINKKLTNDQIAQAAINAQEGGLSSLKLYGMVGVPGEIDSDLEATVEMLYGLRQVAPKLRLSFGCSTFVPKSHTPWQWLGVSKSSDKKLKFLQKRLAAKGIDFRPESYKDSLTQALISRGDRRVTRVLELAYGYSNGEVPSNGSYKRAFKELSMGLGDRLPPLDYYVHENWQPNQILPWQHLNGPLPTGTLIKHLESSQALVIL; from the coding sequence GTGATTTCAGCCCCCTTTAATTCCGAAAAATTATTATTTACGCCGATGATCCCCGATCATGATGCGATCGGCGTGGTGTTTGCCTTTCCCAATACCTACACAATCGGCATTACCAGCCTGGGCTATCAAGCCGTGTGGGCTAATTTGACCACCCGCCCAGAGCTAGCCGTCAGCCGTTGGTTTACTGATGTACATGAGCCATTGCCCAGAGAAGTTGAGCTATTAGGGATTTCATTTTCCTGGGAATTGGACTATGTAAATATTCTTAATGCCCTGAATAGCCTTGGTATTCCGATCCAGCAGAGCGATCGCACCAATGATCACCCCCTAGTATTTGGTGGCGGTACGGTGCTGAGCGCCAACCCAGAACCCTTTGCCGCCTGGTTTGATTTGATTTTGATTGGTGATGGTGAAGACCTGATTGGTAATATGCTGGCTGCCTATGCCGAGGTGAGAGATGGCGATCGAGCTAGCCAACTCAAGCACCTTGCCCAGGTTCCTGGGGTCTATGTGCCCAGTATGTATGCGGTTAGTTATGGCTCGGATGATGGTGCGATCGAAGCGATTACGCCTATAAGCCCTGATATTCCGGCACAGATTAATAAACAAACCTATCGCGGGAATACGCTCACCTCTTCGACCGTAGTGACCGAGAAAGCCGCCTGGGAAAGCATTTATATGGTGGAGGTGGTGCGCAGTTGCCCTGAAATGTGCCGTTTTTGTCTGGCCAGCTATTTAACCCTGCCGTTTCGGACTCCCGACGCGGAAACCAGCCTGATTCCGGCGATCGATCGGGGCGTAGCGGTTACCAATCGATTGGGATTGCTGGGTGCATCGATTACCCAACATCCGGAATTTGAGCTGTTATTGGATTATCTTGCCCAACCCAAATTTGACGATCTCCGCCTTTCTCTGGCATCGGTGCGCACCAACACCCTGACCCTGAAACTAGCCCAAACCCTGTCTAAGCGAGATAGTCGATCGGTGACGGTGGCGGTGGAAAGTGGCTCAGAGCGATTGCGGCAAATTATTAATAAGAAATTGACCAACGATCAGATCGCCCAGGCGGCGATCAATGCCCAGGAAGGGGGGCTCAGTTCACTGAAGCTCTATGGCATGGTTGGCGTGCCCGGTGAGATCGACAGCGATCTAGAAGCCACAGTGGAAATGCTCTATGGGTTACGCCAGGTTGCACCCAAATTGCGCCTATCCTTTGGTTGTTCTACGTTTGTGCCCAAATCCCATACGCCCTGGCAATGGCTGGGGGTGAGTAAATCTAGCGATAAAAAGCTTAAGTTTTTGCAGAAACGACTTGCCGCCAAGGGGATCGATTTTCGGCCAGAGAGCTACAAAGATTCATTGACCCAAGCCCTAATTTCCAGGGGCGATCGCCGCGTTACCAGGGTGTTGGAACTTGCCTATGGTTATAGCAATGGTGAAGTGCCCAGCAATGGCAGCTATAAGCGGGCTTTCAAGGAGCTAAGTATGGGACTGGGCGATCGCTTACCACCACTCGATTATTATGTCCATGAAAATTGGCAGCCTAACCAGATTTTGCCCTGGCAGCATCTTAATGGGCCGCTACCTACTGGCACGTTAATTAAGCATCTGGAAAGCTCACAGGCATTGGTGATCCTATAG
- a CDS encoding YdcF family protein has protein sequence MKKRTKQSGLVALCATVLGLGALFVGDLPTASEQTPQAILVLGGAPSREQFAAQFALDHPQLPIWVSSGSPVDYAEYVFQEAGIPLDRVTLDYRAVDTVTNFTTLVDDFAANDITDVYVITSDYHMPRAKVIGKIVLGSQGIRMHPVEIPSKYNQELAVKSWRDGARSVFWTVTGTTLSLPRSDEP, from the coding sequence ATGAAAAAGCGAACTAAACAATCTGGATTAGTAGCACTTTGTGCCACCGTATTAGGCTTGGGCGCATTGTTTGTGGGTGATTTGCCCACCGCTTCCGAGCAAACCCCCCAGGCGATTCTGGTCTTGGGTGGGGCACCGTCCCGTGAGCAATTTGCTGCTCAATTTGCCCTCGATCATCCCCAACTGCCGATCTGGGTTTCTTCCGGTAGCCCGGTGGATTATGCCGAGTATGTATTTCAAGAAGCTGGCATTCCCCTCGATCGAGTCACGCTGGATTATCGTGCCGTTGATACGGTAACTAATTTCACCACCCTGGTAGATGATTTTGCCGCTAATGATATTACCGATGTGTATGTGATTACCTCGGACTATCACATGCCCAGAGCCAAGGTGATCGGCAAGATTGTGTTGGGGAGCCAAGGGATTCGGATGCATCCGGTGGAAATCCCCTCTAAATATAATCAGGAACTAGCGGTTAAGTCCTGGCGTGATGGGGCCCGATCGGTATTTTGGACAGTGACTGGGACAACCCTGAGCCTGCCGCGATCGGATGAGCCATAA
- a CDS encoding LysR family transcriptional regulator: MIDIPFTLDQLRILKAIAAEGSFKRAADSLYVSQPAVSLQVQHLERQLDIPLFDRGGRRAQLTEAGRLLLSYGDRILSLCQETRRAIEDLQNLHGGTLIIGASQTTGTYLMPRMIGSFRHRYPDVAVQLHVHSTRRTAWSVANGQVDLAIIGGEIPTELQDSLEVVPYAEDELALVLPVSHPLAQGDMLTGDELYKLQFITLDSQSTIRKVIDKVLMTNGVDPRQLKVEMELNSIEAIKNAVQAGLGAAFLSVIAIEKELQTGSIRQMAIEGLAIKRTLCQISNPSRYRSRATEAFCNEILPQFRHKHLHIAEESDQVDTTSSATKKS; this comes from the coding sequence ATGATCGATATTCCTTTTACCCTGGACCAACTGAGAATTCTAAAGGCGATCGCGGCGGAAGGCAGTTTTAAGCGTGCTGCGGATAGCCTTTATGTCTCACAACCTGCGGTTAGCTTGCAGGTTCAACATCTTGAGCGACAGCTAGATATTCCTCTTTTCGATCGAGGCGGGAGGCGGGCACAGCTAACTGAGGCAGGCAGACTATTACTTTCATATGGCGATCGGATCCTTAGCTTATGTCAAGAGACGCGCCGCGCCATCGAAGATCTGCAAAATCTCCATGGGGGCACATTAATTATTGGTGCTAGTCAAACTACTGGAACCTATTTAATGCCTCGGATGATTGGCTCATTTCGCCACCGGTATCCAGATGTGGCTGTGCAACTACATGTCCATTCTACTCGTCGAACTGCCTGGAGTGTTGCCAATGGGCAGGTAGACTTAGCGATTATTGGTGGTGAAATACCCACCGAATTGCAAGACTCATTAGAGGTCGTGCCCTATGCCGAAGATGAACTGGCTTTGGTTTTACCAGTTTCCCACCCCCTAGCCCAAGGGGATATGCTCACGGGCGATGAACTCTATAAGCTGCAGTTTATCACTTTAGATTCACAATCCACCATTCGCAAAGTGATTGATAAAGTTTTAATGACCAATGGGGTTGACCCCAGGCAACTGAAGGTGGAAATGGAGCTAAATTCGATCGAGGCGATCAAAAACGCTGTCCAGGCTGGGCTTGGCGCGGCTTTCTTATCGGTGATTGCGATCGAAAAGGAGCTGCAAACGGGCTCAATTCGACAAATGGCGATCGAAGGACTAGCAATTAAGCGTACTCTTTGCCAAATTTCTAACCCCAGTCGCTATCGCTCTAGAGCCACAGAAGCTTTTTGTAATGAAATTTTGCCCCAGTTTCGCCATAAGCACTTGCATATAGCAGAGGAATCTGATCAGGTAGATACAACTTCATCGGCTACTAAAAAGTCATAG
- a CDS encoding ABC transporter permease has translation MTSTTRPDSPQLPDPISNPNRPPSRLSKLIAPLAFLAPGGSWLILFLILPALLLLIKSFVTPTGSFTLTNYSRIFAPNEAGDLIYLAVIWRSLLFSGITTALCLLIGFPVAYWIAVIAPKRWQNALLLAFVLPLWTSSLLRAYAWISILRRSGLLNSILVAIGLPRLNLLDTPAGAIIGMVYSFLPYMVLVLFSSLEKLDLRLLEAAADLGANARQTFVRITIPQVVPGIVAGCALVAITSFADYINPAILGGINGSMISYFIERQFLGPVGFSGWGFGSALSMILILGVSIIIALLIKFGDRSAVKDV, from the coding sequence ATGACCTCAACCACCAGACCGGATTCACCCCAATTGCCCGACCCTATCTCTAATCCGAATCGTCCCCCATCACGCCTTTCAAAACTAATCGCACCATTGGCTTTTCTAGCTCCTGGGGGAAGCTGGTTGATCTTATTTTTGATCCTGCCTGCCCTCTTACTGCTGATCAAAAGTTTTGTGACCCCTACGGGTAGTTTTACTCTTACTAACTACAGCCGCATCTTTGCACCAAACGAGGCTGGCGATCTCATTTATCTGGCAGTGATCTGGCGATCGCTCCTGTTCAGCGGTATTACCACTGCGTTATGTTTATTAATTGGCTTTCCAGTGGCCTATTGGATTGCGGTGATTGCTCCCAAGCGCTGGCAAAATGCCCTACTACTGGCGTTTGTGCTGCCATTGTGGACATCTTCATTGCTCAGAGCCTATGCCTGGATTTCGATCCTGCGCCGATCGGGATTGCTGAATAGCATCCTGGTGGCGATCGGTTTACCGCGCCTGAATTTGCTCGATACCCCCGCCGGGGCAATAATTGGCATGGTCTATAGTTTCTTGCCCTATATGGTGTTGGTGTTGTTTTCTTCGCTCGAAAAACTAGATCTGCGTTTACTCGAAGCGGCTGCTGACCTGGGTGCAAATGCCCGTCAAACTTTTGTGCGGATCACGATTCCTCAGGTAGTGCCGGGGATTGTGGCTGGTTGTGCCTTGGTGGCGATCACCAGCTTTGCCGATTATATTAACCCAGCGATTCTGGGTGGAATCAACGGCAGTATGATCTCTTATTTCATTGAACGCCAGTTCTTGGGCCCAGTTGGTTTTAGTGGTTGGGGCTTTGGCTCGGCGCTGAGCATGATATTAATTCTGGGGGTGAGCATTATTATTGCGCTGTTGATCAAGTTTGGCGATCGCAGTGCGGTGAAAGATGTCTAA
- a CDS encoding DUF4112 domain-containing protein has translation MPEASPTSSQKNKTTRHSTHNTHKKVKKLRRIAFLLDSAIAIPGTKFRIGLDPILGLLGILGGSGDFLGSAAGAYIVMEAAKLDLPKHVIWKMVGNVLTDTVIGLVPGLGDIFDATWKANTRNIALLEKHLEVDRPNQKTNPLFVVGLILALAMIVVVPVLLVVWIIRAIFQI, from the coding sequence ATGCCTGAAGCAAGTCCCACATCTAGTCAGAAAAATAAAACTACTAGGCACAGCACCCACAATACGCACAAAAAGGTAAAAAAGCTGCGCCGTATTGCTTTCTTACTCGACAGCGCGATCGCCATCCCTGGTACAAAATTCAGGATCGGCTTAGATCCAATTTTGGGGTTACTGGGCATCCTCGGTGGCAGTGGTGATTTTTTGGGAAGTGCGGCGGGGGCATACATTGTGATGGAAGCGGCAAAGCTGGATCTGCCCAAGCATGTGATCTGGAAAATGGTTGGCAATGTTTTAACTGACACTGTAATCGGCTTAGTGCCGGGTTTGGGCGATATTTTTGATGCCACCTGGAAAGCCAACACCAGAAATATTGCCTTACTGGAAAAACATTTAGAAGTCGATCGCCCCAATCAAAAAACTAATCCGCTATTTGTGGTGGGGTTGATCTTGGCCTTAGCAATGATTGTGGTGGTGCCTGTTTTATTGGTAGTTTGGATAATTCGGGCAATTTTCCAGATTTAA
- the rnc gene encoding ribonuclease III: MTSPSSDRFALAPSRQRDLDSLIARLGIATKGETKHSKRSPINWLLLDQALIHATFDREHNYEKLEFFGDSVLRLAVALFLRQHYHDRPLGDLAALRSYLVSDEALAEIADRYGLDRFLVMSSSLRDDPKAKRSRLADATEAILGALYLSTNDLSLISPWLDLHLHRIAQQLLQQPSMGNYKAALQELTQAHWKMLPEYRSVAVRPNHTANANVDGARQNSKKPQKELFAAEVWFQDKCWGYGEGSSIKAAQQVAAEYAYAALLPTIKN; this comes from the coding sequence ATGACTAGCCCCAGTTCCGATCGCTTTGCCCTTGCTCCCAGTCGTCAACGAGACTTGGATAGCCTGATTGCCCGATTGGGCATAGCCACCAAAGGTGAAACCAAACATAGCAAGCGATCGCCGATTAACTGGCTGCTTTTGGATCAAGCGCTGATTCATGCCACCTTCGATCGTGAGCATAACTATGAAAAGCTAGAGTTTTTTGGGGATAGTGTGTTGCGTTTAGCAGTAGCTTTGTTTTTGCGGCAGCATTACCACGATCGCCCATTGGGAGATTTAGCCGCGTTACGATCGTATCTGGTCAGTGATGAAGCTCTGGCAGAAATTGCCGATCGCTACGGTCTCGATCGGTTTCTGGTGATGAGTAGTTCGTTGCGCGATGATCCCAAGGCAAAGCGATCGCGTTTAGCAGATGCCACAGAGGCGATTTTAGGGGCGCTATATCTGAGCACCAATGACCTGAGTTTAATTAGTCCCTGGCTCGACTTACATTTACATCGCATTGCCCAACAGCTTTTGCAACAACCCAGCATGGGTAATTATAAGGCCGCATTGCAGGAGCTGACTCAAGCCCACTGGAAGATGTTGCCCGAATATCGATCGGTTGCGGTTCGGCCTAATCATACGGCTAATGCCAATGTTGATGGAGCTAGGCAAAATAGCAAGAAGCCCCAAAAAGAACTATTTGCAGCGGAGGTTTGGTTTCAAGACAAATGCTGGGGGTATGGTGAGGGCAGCAGTATTAAGGCGGCGCAACAGGTAGCAGCAGAATATGCCTATGCAGCTTTGCTGCCAACAATCAAAAACTAG
- a CDS encoding FIST signal transduction protein translates to MKWVNGLSTKVSLEAALEDVTQQVLRGLQGRSPDIGFLFASNTFASEYPRLLPLLEEKLKIQYLIGCSGGGIIGNGQELEDLPAISLTVANLPLAGAKTFYLDEDDLPDLDSPPDRWHELIGIEVNQQPNFVILGDPFSFPVNDLLQGLDFAYPSAVKVGGLASGGGLGTNSLFCSHDRQTYQLYRKGLVGMALWGGITIDAVVAQGCRPIGEALQVSECDRNIILSLDDRPPLEALQDIVSELNERDRELAKHSLFVGVVMNEFKQSTEQGDFLIRNIIGVDPKTGAIAVGDRVRPGQRIQLHLRDADASAADLEENLSRYKTQVDNDQTASAPTAALVFSCMGRGERLYGKPNFDSIVFAKHIGEIPVGGFFCGGEIGPVGGTTFLHGYTSVFGIFRPV, encoded by the coding sequence ATGAAGTGGGTTAACGGTCTTTCTACTAAAGTATCCTTGGAGGCTGCGTTAGAAGATGTAACACAGCAGGTTCTGCGTGGCCTGCAGGGGCGATCGCCAGATATTGGCTTTTTGTTTGCCTCCAACACCTTCGCCAGTGAGTATCCACGGCTGTTACCACTGCTGGAAGAAAAACTAAAAATTCAATATTTAATTGGCTGTTCCGGTGGTGGCATCATTGGCAATGGCCAGGAACTCGAAGATCTGCCAGCGATCTCATTGACGGTGGCAAATTTGCCTTTGGCAGGTGCTAAAACCTTTTATCTGGATGAAGACGATCTGCCTGATTTAGATAGCCCTCCCGATCGCTGGCATGAGCTAATTGGCATTGAAGTCAATCAGCAGCCCAATTTTGTGATCCTGGGCGATCCCTTTTCGTTTCCAGTCAATGACCTATTACAGGGGTTGGATTTTGCCTATCCCAGTGCGGTGAAGGTGGGTGGTTTGGCCAGTGGCGGTGGCCTGGGTACTAATTCATTATTTTGCAGCCACGATCGCCAGACCTATCAACTCTATCGCAAGGGTCTGGTGGGAATGGCACTGTGGGGTGGCATCACGATCGATGCGGTGGTGGCTCAGGGTTGTCGGCCGATCGGCGAAGCGTTGCAAGTGTCGGAGTGCGATCGCAATATTATTTTGTCGCTGGACGATCGCCCACCCCTGGAAGCCCTGCAAGACATTGTCAGTGAGCTAAATGAACGCGATCGAGAGCTGGCTAAACACTCGCTGTTTGTGGGGGTGGTGATGAACGAGTTTAAGCAAAGTACCGAGCAGGGTGATTTTTTAATTCGTAATATTATTGGCGTTGATCCCAAAACTGGCGCGATTGCGGTGGGCGATCGGGTACGTCCTGGCCAGCGGATTCAACTCCACCTGCGCGATGCGGATGCTTCGGCGGCCGACCTGGAAGAGAATCTCAGCCGCTATAAAACCCAGGTGGATAATGACCAAACCGCTAGTGCTCCCACGGCTGCGTTGGTGTTTTCTTGCATGGGCAGAGGGGAACGATTATACGGCAAGCCGAATTTCGACTCGATCGTATTTGCCAAGCACATCGGCGAGATTCCGGTGGGTGGTTTCTTCTGTGGTGGCGAAATTGGGCCAGTGGGTGGCACAACTTTCCTGCACGGCTATACCTCGGTGTTTGGCATTTTCCGCCCAGTCTAG